The genomic segment GAGGTCGCATGTTCATTCTCCTGCCGCTGGTCGTCGCGTTGCTCGGTGACGGTCGCCCACGCCAGTCTGCTCCCTCGCCCGCTCGCGCGGTGGCCTCGGGCGCGGCGCGCGCTCGTGCGGGCGGCGCGAAGGAACCCCTCGTCGCGCGGGTGAGCGCCGCTCGCGCGGTGGCGTTGAGAGTCGAGCACCTCCAGACGCCGCTCGGAATCGACGCCGCCCGGCCTCGCTTCTCCTGGCAGATGGCGGACCCCCGCCGGGGCGCTCGGCAGACCGCCTACCGGTTGCTCGTGGCCACCGCGCCGGAGCTGCTCGCACCGGGGAAGGCCGACGTCTGGGACGGCGGGATCGTCGTCGCCGACTCGTCGGTGGACGTCACCTACGCCGGTCCCCCGCTTGCGTGGCGGCACCGGTACTACTGGACCGTCTGCCTGCGCGACCGCGAGGGCCGCGCCGTCCCGTGCGCGCCGTTCTCGTGGTGGGAGACGGGCAAGATGGCCGAGGGGTGGCGCGCCACCTGGATCGCCGCGTCGAGCGCGCCGCTCGACACCGTGGCGAGGATCGGCGCCGACGGGCCTGCCGCCGACTCCGGCACGGTGCCCCTCCTGCGCCGCGCGTTCGCCGTGCACGGTGCGCCGGTGCGCGCGCGGATCTACGCCACGGCACTGGGCAGCTATCGTCTCGCGGTCAACGGCAGGAGCGTGGGCCGCGGCGTGCTGCAGCCCGACTGGACGGACTACCGGTATCGCCTGACGTACCAGGCGTACGACGTCACGCCGCTGGTGCGGCGCGGCCGGAACGTGGTCGGGGCGCTGCTCGGTGCCGGCTGGTTCGCCAGCCGGATGGGGTTTTCATCGGCACGGTACGCGTACGGGCCCGCCCCGGTGCGGCTGCGGCTCGAGCTGGTCCTGACCTACGCGGACGGCCGGGAAGAAGTGATCCCGTCGGACACGGCGTGGCGAGCCGCGCCGAGTCCGGTCCTGGTTTCCGAGATCTACGACGGCGAAGCGTACGACGCCCGGCTCGAGCAGCCGGGCTGGGATCGTCCCGGCTTCGACGATCGCCGCTGGCATGCGGTCGTCGCCGTGGCCGCGCCGCGGGCGACGCTCCAGTCCCAGAACCTGCCGCCCGTCGCGCGGCTGGCGGAGATCCGCCCGCGGCGCCGGTGGTCTCCCGCCCCGGGGACCTGGGTCTTCGACCTCGGCCAGAACGTCGCCGGCTGGGCGCGACTGGTGGTGCGCGGGCCGCGGGGCGCGCAGGTGCGGATGCGGTTCGCCGAGATCCTCGATCCGGACGGCAGGAACGTCTCGCAGATCAACCTGCGCAGTGCCAAGGCGACCGACACGTACGTCGTGCGCGGTGGGAGCACGGAGCGCTTCGAGCCGCACTTCACCTACCACGGGTTCCGGTACGTGGAGGTGACCGGGTTCCCCGGCGTGCCCGGGCCGGGGGCCGTCACGGGGATCGTGGCGGGCACCGCGCTGCCCGAGACCGGCCGGCTCCGGACCTCGGATCCCTCGCTGAACCGCCTGTGGGAGAACATCGTCTGGACCCAGCGCGCGAACCTCTACAGTGTGCCGACCGACTGCCCGCAGCGGGACGAGCGCATGGGGTGGATGGGCGACGCGCAGGTATTCTGGCGCACCGCGAGCTACAACATGGACATGGCGGCATTCGGCGAGAAATGGCTCGCCGACGTGCGCGACGGCCAGACGGCCGCCGGCTGCTTCCCGAACTTCGCTCCGAGCTTCCTCGGCGTGCTCAGCTGCGGCGCCCCGGGCTGGGCCGACGCCGGCGTGATCATCCCCTGGACGCTGTGGCGCCACTACGGGGACGTCCGGGTGGTCGCCGAGAACTGGGATGCGATGCAGCGGTATCTCGCCTTCATCGGCGACTCCAATCCCGATTTCCTGTGGCGCAAGGGCAAGCAGGTGCAGTTCGGCGACTGGCTGCCGGCCGGGAGCACGAGGTCGTGGGGTGAGACGAACACCGACCTCATTGCCACGGCGTTCTGGGCGCACGACGCGCAGCTGATGGCGCAGATGGCCGGCGCGCTGGGGAAGGACTCGGCGGCCGCGGCCTACGGGCGGCTCGCTGCGCGCATCCGCGCCGCCTTCGACTCCGCCTACGTGCAGCCGGACGGCCGCGCCGGCGCGCCGTTCGTGAACCCGGACAGCGTGCGCACCACGTACACGCAGACGGGCTACGTGCTGGCCCTCCA from the Gemmatimonadales bacterium genome contains:
- a CDS encoding family 78 glycoside hydrolase catalytic domain, translating into MFILLPLVVALLGDGRPRQSAPSPARAVASGAARARAGGAKEPLVARVSAARAVALRVEHLQTPLGIDAARPRFSWQMADPRRGARQTAYRLLVATAPELLAPGKADVWDGGIVVADSSVDVTYAGPPLAWRHRYYWTVCLRDREGRAVPCAPFSWWETGKMAEGWRATWIAASSAPLDTVARIGADGPAADSGTVPLLRRAFAVHGAPVRARIYATALGSYRLAVNGRSVGRGVLQPDWTDYRYRLTYQAYDVTPLVRRGRNVVGALLGAGWFASRMGFSSARYAYGPAPVRLRLELVLTYADGREEVIPSDTAWRAAPSPVLVSEIYDGEAYDARLEQPGWDRPGFDDRRWHAVVAVAAPRATLQSQNLPPVARLAEIRPRRRWSPAPGTWVFDLGQNVAGWARLVVRGPRGAQVRMRFAEILDPDGRNVSQINLRSAKATDTYVVRGGSTERFEPHFTYHGFRYVEVTGFPGVPGPGAVTGIVAGTALPETGRLRTSDPSLNRLWENIVWTQRANLYSVPTDCPQRDERMGWMGDAQVFWRTASYNMDMAAFGEKWLADVRDGQTAAGCFPNFAPSFLGVLSCGAPGWADAGVIIPWTLWRHYGDVRVVAENWDAMQRYLAFIGDSNPDFLWRKGKQVQFGDWLPAGSTRSWGETNTDLIATAFWAHDAQLMAQMAGALGKDSAAAAYGRLAARIRAAFDSAYVQPDGRAGAPFVNPDSVRTTYTQTGYVLALHFGLVPDSLRAAAAVHLVDDIAAHGWHLTTGFLGSAYVLPVLSDAGRDSVAFRLLRQTSFPSWLYEVEHGATTIWERWNGDHGDPGMNSYSHYAFGAVGEWLYRYLAGIDQDSGSIGWSSVAIRPRWAPGLDSVQASYHSVRGTVASAWRRRRDGAVEVTILVPPNASARVVLRAAPASVAAAPGARLEAAPDGSAVYAVGAGTYRFVVAPPLP